A window of the Gemmatimonadota bacterium genome harbors these coding sequences:
- a CDS encoding DUF2911 domain-containing protein, translating into MTIRALATMFALLACVASAQRSTHGLPGERDEWLRDLARLEEYTATKYANFDWKVRHGVDPVALHARTDTLLRKATSTREARAALVAFVTAFQDGHFSARAIRRGPADGSGVEWPPRDAPALSLCRAFGYRAERSRTAFARLNDWRAISLPRLPFTAGVIEREGDRIAVLRIHSFGHEPHGWACESAWPEVHARFTGAQCDDACASALRRAIGDTLAAALAEAVRTLARERPSALIIDVTGNGGGTEWASKAARAITPRPLPAQRVAFIRNDRHRARLERSLARVDSALPLAVPGRWRDTLAVSRDRLAAAIELARTPCDRSRVWQLGVGSLVCDGLITGLWTAGPVPMLAPGFAPPGALTHEINSLAHSGSVNGGWTGPLVLVTDGASASATEQFVAELVDGAEAWVVGARTYGSGCGFTSGAEYLDLPAVGLRVRAPDCVRLRPDGTSEVAGIAPTHDARWAAGDGARVRAEKVIGLLRRVHQSGDTATVRHGWVVTLGRDTVQVEEARRVGNEITGVLITRAPAVRELRYRILLGDDSALRRYEQADVNAPSGAPDPFASVMEFTADSIVRHAVARGAAVTHRIAAPHGGFPFGTIPLGSSFQVLELAVAEARRATSDSARSLVRLSPAAFQQAPSRTRILFASADSVEIDYFGQGRFGVKLDALGRLIRSDWRGTTYQVRVERAADIDATAIAQRWREDGRNGTTFGALSPRDTILAQANGAAIRIIHGSPSTRGRRIWGGVVPWGTVWRLGTDMATHFETSADLRLGASVVPAGRYTLWMLPTEEGAQLIVSRLVDVFGTQYAPARDLTRIAMVRHGLEREVERLSISVRDGQLIIAWGDAGYAVGLTAAATPPSR; encoded by the coding sequence ATGACGATTCGCGCCCTCGCGACGATGTTCGCGCTGCTCGCCTGCGTCGCCTCCGCCCAGCGGTCCACGCATGGGCTACCGGGGGAACGGGACGAGTGGCTCCGCGATCTGGCGCGACTCGAGGAGTACACAGCCACGAAGTACGCCAACTTCGACTGGAAGGTGCGGCACGGCGTGGACCCCGTCGCGCTGCACGCGCGCACCGACACGCTCCTCCGGAAGGCGACGAGCACGCGCGAAGCGCGCGCCGCGCTCGTGGCGTTCGTGACTGCGTTCCAAGACGGGCACTTCTCGGCGCGCGCCATTCGGAGGGGTCCGGCTGACGGTTCCGGCGTCGAGTGGCCGCCGCGCGATGCGCCGGCGCTCTCCCTTTGCCGTGCGTTCGGATATCGCGCGGAACGGTCGCGCACCGCGTTCGCACGGCTGAATGACTGGCGCGCGATCTCGCTGCCTCGACTCCCCTTCACGGCGGGCGTCATCGAACGCGAGGGCGACCGGATCGCGGTGCTACGCATCCACTCCTTCGGTCACGAACCGCATGGATGGGCATGCGAGTCCGCGTGGCCGGAGGTGCATGCCCGCTTCACGGGAGCGCAGTGCGACGACGCCTGCGCGAGCGCGCTCCGCCGCGCGATCGGCGACACGCTCGCCGCGGCCCTCGCTGAAGCCGTGCGGACGCTCGCGCGCGAACGACCGTCCGCCTTGATCATCGACGTCACGGGCAACGGCGGCGGCACCGAGTGGGCGAGCAAGGCCGCACGGGCCATCACTCCGCGCCCGCTGCCCGCGCAGCGGGTCGCCTTCATCCGCAACGACCGCCACCGCGCTCGGCTCGAGCGCTCACTCGCCCGTGTCGACAGCGCCCTGCCGCTGGCCGTGCCCGGCCGGTGGCGCGACACGCTCGCCGTCTCGCGCGATCGCCTCGCCGCAGCGATCGAGTTGGCGCGAACGCCGTGCGATCGGTCGCGGGTCTGGCAGCTCGGCGTCGGGTCGCTCGTCTGCGACGGGCTGATCACCGGCCTCTGGACCGCCGGCCCGGTGCCGATGCTCGCCCCGGGATTCGCTCCACCGGGGGCGCTCACGCACGAGATCAACTCGCTCGCGCATTCCGGGTCGGTGAACGGCGGCTGGACGGGTCCGCTCGTGCTGGTGACCGACGGCGCCTCGGCCTCCGCGACCGAGCAATTCGTCGCGGAGCTCGTCGACGGCGCCGAGGCCTGGGTGGTCGGCGCACGCACCTACGGCTCGGGCTGCGGCTTCACCTCGGGAGCTGAGTACCTCGACCTCCCCGCGGTCGGACTGCGCGTCCGCGCGCCCGACTGCGTGCGCCTCCGGCCGGACGGCACGAGCGAGGTCGCCGGCATCGCGCCCACCCACGACGCGCGCTGGGCGGCGGGCGACGGCGCCCGCGTGCGCGCGGAGAAGGTCATCGGGCTGCTGCGCCGCGTGCACCAGTCCGGCGACACCGCGACGGTGCGCCACGGCTGGGTGGTCACCCTGGGGCGGGACACCGTGCAGGTCGAGGAGGCGCGACGCGTCGGCAACGAGATCACCGGCGTGCTCATCACGCGCGCCCCCGCGGTGCGCGAGTTGCGATATCGGATCCTCCTCGGCGACGACAGCGCACTGCGCCGCTATGAGCAGGCGGACGTGAACGCGCCGTCCGGCGCGCCCGATCCCTTCGCATCGGTGATGGAGTTCACGGCCGACAGTATCGTCCGCCACGCGGTCGCCCGCGGCGCCGCCGTCACGCACCGCATCGCCGCGCCGCATGGCGGGTTCCCGTTCGGGACCATCCCGCTGGGATCGTCATTCCAGGTGCTCGAACTCGCGGTCGCCGAGGCGCGTCGCGCCACCAGCGATTCAGCGCGGAGCTTGGTGCGCCTGAGTCCGGCGGCGTTCCAGCAGGCGCCGAGTCGGACGCGCATCCTGTTCGCGTCGGCGGACTCCGTGGAGATCGACTACTTCGGGCAGGGGCGTTTCGGCGTCAAGCTCGACGCGCTCGGCCGCCTCATCCGCTCGGACTGGCGTGGCACGACCTACCAGGTCCGCGTCGAGCGCGCAGCCGACATCGATGCCACGGCCATCGCGCAGCGTTGGCGCGAGGACGGTCGCAACGGCACCACCTTCGGTGCACTCTCGCCTCGCGACACGATCCTCGCGCAGGCGAACGGGGCCGCGATCCGCATCATCCACGGTAGCCCGTCCACGCGGGGGCGCCGCATCTGGGGCGGCGTCGTGCCGTGGGGGACCGTCTGGAGGCTCGGCACGGACATGGCCACGCACTTCGAGACCTCGGCCGACCTCCGCCTCGGCGCGAGCGTCGTTCCGGCCGGTCGCTACACGCTCTGGATGCTGCCGACCGAGGAGGGAGCGCAGTTGATCGTGAGCCGCCTCGTCGATGTCTTCGGGACCCAGTACGCTCCGGCGCGCGACCTCACCCGCATCGCGATGGTGCGGCACGGGCTCGAGCGCGAAGTGGAGCGGCTCAGCATCTCGGTCCGGGACGGCCAGCTGATCATCGCCTGGGGTGATGCCGGCTACGCCGTGGGGCTCACCGCGGCTGCCACGCCTCCATCACGGTGA